The genomic stretch ACACGCCAAGCGTCCAGCGTCTGCAGCGCAAGTGCCGCAAGCAGCAGAGCAATCGCCAGTCCCGCCCAGCGCAGCCAGGGGGCGGCGTCCACCTGCCCCTTCAGGCTCTGCAAGGTCGCGTCTAGCGCCTTCATGGAGTCGCCTGCTCGGGCACGCCGGGAGCCGCGACGATGCTCGCTTTCACGATCAATTCGTTTTCGTCGCCGAGTTCGGTGGTGACGTTCTTGAACATCGGTGACTCTTCCCAAGCCGATACCAGTTGCTCCGGATTGCTGCCGGGCGCAACCAAACCAATTTCGACCGTGTCTGGCGTCGGTTGGTTCCATCGCTGGACCTGCCAGTCCGCACTCGGCATGAGCCGGGCGACTTCGGCCATCAGTGAAGTGGTCGGGCGCAGCCCATGGAGCGATAGCAGGCTTGCGATTTCCTCGCTTGCCCGGTCAGTGGCATCGCGCGCATCCAGAATGCGCTGGAGCGGTGCATCCAGGCGCGTTGCGGCTGACTGCGCGCGCCAGATATCCGCCTGCGCGCGGGCGATGCAGCCAAGTTCTATACCTGCGATCAGCAGAACCAACCCGCCAAGCCCGAGGGCCGCCTTGGGCAGGTACTGATCCAATCCCGACAATTGCAGCGTGCCGCTACTGGTCGCCTGGCGGCTCCATGGGGAGTTGGCCAACGTTACGTCCCGCGCCTCCGGGAGAGGGACAACGTCTCCGACAGCAAGACTGGAGCCTCGAAGAAACTCCCGCCATTGCGCAGGCATCGGCAATCCGGGCCAGTGGCGACTGGCTACCAGCTGGTTGTCCTTCCAGATACGCCCCTCGAACCCTGTGCGGTAATGCAGCAGTTCAACGCTCCGCGCCTGTGGCGTGCCTGCGTACAGTGCCTCTGCGGCGAAACGCTTGCGGCGCCCCGGCTCCCCTGTGGCCAGGGCATCAACGCGCGAGCGCGACCAGTACCAGATCGCCGCTGTTCCGGTCGGACTCCAGGCTACATCGAATTCGGGATCGGGAAACGGCGCAGCACGGCGAACTGCCAGGGTAGCAAAAGCCTGGCGCTGCTTGAGTGGCACCTTGCCCGCATCCAGCGCAATGAACAGACACAGCTCGCGGCCAACGAGGAAAAGCGTGGAATCGCCTTGGCCTCCGCCCAGCGGCTGGTTACCGTCGCTCCCCAGCCGTATCCGGCGAGGTGAAAAGCGGTGTTGGAGGCGTGCCAACCACGGCCTGATCGGGTTCGTTGCCACGTGGGAGGGTGACCTCGTAGTCAATACGCCAGGGAGGTCCGTCGATCTCTAGCGGCGTAAGCGTCCAGTGCAGGAGCCGGCGCGCACCTGAGCGTTCATCCCATAGGATAAGGTTGCCGGAGGGAATTGCAAATAGTGACAGGTTTTCTTCCGGGACCGCACCGATGCCGAAGGTCTCCTGCGCCCGGCGAACGGAAAGAAATGGTGCCGCCCGGCGCAACTCGACCATGCGCTCCGCGGTGCGGCGGGGCAGGCCCGGCAACAGTTGCAGGACGGTAGCAGGAGCGGTGTTGATGTTCATGTCCACGCTGCGGGACAGTGTCAGCATGGATAGCAGCTGTGCGTCGTCCACACCTGCAAGCATTTCCCGCCACCCGGGGATCCGGCGTAGCTCCAGCGGCGTGGCCAGAGTCCGGTTGCTTGGTGGAGGCAGATTTTCCCTGCGGTACTGGTCTTTCTCCGCCCCGTTCAGACGGTGCAGGTCGTCGGGGTCCTGGTAGTCCAACCGCTTGGCATCGAGGCCGTCCCATTCGGTTTCCCGCACGTTAAGAGAGTCATAGAGCGCATAGCGCAGAGCGGGCCCGGCCCAATTGGCGCTCAGCAGGCCGCGGTCGTCCTGCAGGGCGAAGCGGGCGGTCTCCAAGCCTTGATACTCGGTGCCGTCGAGACGGATTTCATTGCCAACCGGGAGGACAGTCAGTCCGTCAGGGTCCTCGGCCATTTGGGCGGTGGACGCGGAGGCATCGGATTCGTTGACGGTCAATCCGGCAAGCGTTTGGCGCTGCGTGGCCAGCATGAACAGCAGCGTCTCGCGGGTGCCGGTCATGGCCAGCTCCCCCTCGAAGCGATCGGCGTCCTCCTGCGCGGCGCGGATCGCGCGTTCTGCCGAGGTGGCGACCGCGGTGGCCAGCAGCGTCAGCACTACCAGTGTCGCCAATACGATCACCAGCACGAAGCCACCCGCGTTGCCGCGGCCCGGCCTACTCATAATCGTCCTCGAAGGGGTTGGTGTAGGGGTTGCGCGATCCGGAGATGGTGGCGGCCCAGACCCGACGACTGCCGTCGTCCATTTCCTGACTCAGCAGGACGACGGCTGGAAGGTGATCGTGCAGGCCGAGTTTCGGCGGCCACTGCGCATGCAGCTTCCCCTCCTTGTCCATATAGGCGAAACGGGCACGGCTCACGCCAGATAGCGGCAGGTCCAGGCGTCTGTCCGTGCCCTCCTTCAGCAGTAGATGCGGAAGCCCCGCTTCACTGCGGATGGACCATTCGATATCGGTGGCGCCGCCCTGGTGGGATTGAACCGGCAGCGTCGTCACCCCCAGCAATTTGTCCTCACTGCCCTCGAAGGTCTGTTCGGGCACGGGGATCAAGCCGCGCAGCGAATCCGCCAGCCAGCTTTCGGTCAGCGTGGTCTGCTGGATGGTGCCGCTGATGCTCGAGATCGCGGCGTTCGCCCGGCGCCATTGCCCGAGTGACTGGAAGCCAAGGGCTACTGCCATGCCTGCAATCAGCAGTACCACCATCATCTCCAGCAGCGTCAGCCCCCGCTGCTGCATGGGCCGCGGATCAGAAATCATCGGCGGCAACCGGGCGCGAGGCGGCCCAACCGGTCTTTCGAATGCGGAAATCGCGCACCGGCCGGCTATCCCGCAGCACTTCTACGTCCAGTGCATACAGTCGGAAGTCGAACTGCGTGGCGCCCCCAGCCGGGCTCATCCCCAACCGCAAGTCGGTCAATGGCTCGGACTTCCAGCGGACCTCCAGGGGGGGCAATCGCCGTGTTCCGCTGGGTTCGGCCATCGGATTCACGGTTTCGATTACCGCCATTGCCGCGCGGGCGTCGGCTAGCGCAGCGGCGTTGTTCCGCACCCGGTTCAGCGCCAGGGTGCTGGTGGACAGCCACGCGTAGAGGGCCAGCAGGCAGGTCGCCATGATGGTCAAGGCAACGATGGCCTCCAGGAGCGAGAAGCCGCGCTGCC from Thermomonas sp. XSG encodes the following:
- a CDS encoding type II secretion system protein GspK — encoded protein: MLVIVLATLVVLTLLATAVATSAERAIRAAQEDADRFEGELAMTGTRETLLFMLATQRQTLAGLTVNESDASASTAQMAEDPDGLTVLPVGNEIRLDGTEYQGLETARFALQDDRGLLSANWAGPALRYALYDSLNVRETEWDGLDAKRLDYQDPDDLHRLNGAEKDQYRRENLPPPSNRTLATPLELRRIPGWREMLAGVDDAQLLSMLTLSRSVDMNINTAPATVLQLLPGLPRRTAERMVELRRAAPFLSVRRAQETFGIGAVPEENLSLFAIPSGNLILWDERSGARRLLHWTLTPLEIDGPPWRIDYEVTLPRGNEPDQAVVGTPPTPLFTSPDTAGERR
- a CDS encoding prepilin-type N-terminal cleavage/methylation domain-containing protein, whose protein sequence is MISDPRPMQQRGLTLLEMMVVLLIAGMAVALGFQSLGQWRRANAAISSISGTIQQTTLTESWLADSLRGLIPVPEQTFEGSEDKLLGVTTLPVQSHQGGATDIEWSIRSEAGLPHLLLKEGTDRRLDLPLSGVSRARFAYMDKEGKLHAQWPPKLGLHDHLPAVVLLSQEMDDGSRRVWAATISGSRNPYTNPFEDDYE
- a CDS encoding prepilin-type N-terminal cleavage/methylation domain-containing protein, whose translation is MRWGRPHRQRGFSLLEAIVALTIMATCLLALYAWLSTSTLALNRVRNNAAALADARAAMAVIETVNPMAEPSGTRRLPPLEVRWKSEPLTDLRLGMSPAGGATQFDFRLYALDVEVLRDSRPVRDFRIRKTGWAASRPVAADDF